A region of Sphingobium baderi DNA encodes the following proteins:
- a CDS encoding RluA family pseudouridine synthase yields MKGRPPGKPSGPSRGGKSGGAGKSGGTGKPGGQGAPGRARGGAKAAQARKSDGAKPAPRPQSKPAAKPRSRRETAAAAAPAKAAPGKGVTLDVRQYRVGADDDGIRLDRWFQRHLPDVGFNIVSRWSRTGQLRVDGARAAPGDRIAEGQLIRVPPAEPKAAASDKPKRARVIDLTPDEVAFAQEMVIHRDAQAIVINKPPGLATQGGTKTDDHVDKLLDGLMFDLETRPKLVHRLDKDTSGALLIARTSRSAAHFAKAFSSRTARKVYWAIVMGVPSIADGMVELPLAKQPGTGGEKMHVDEAEGLPARSRYRVIERAGNRAAWIELQPYTGRTHQLRVHMAAIGHPIVGDGKYGGKDAFLSGSISRKMHLHARRIRVDHPDGGRIDVKADLPDHFAASLVSLGFDLSAGDLPLDDEIERKVTREDEKKFARQHAKQVRKERRGERRSRGAGDAKGPGRR; encoded by the coding sequence ATGAAGGGGCGTCCTCCCGGCAAGCCTTCCGGCCCTTCGCGCGGCGGCAAGTCCGGTGGCGCGGGGAAATCGGGCGGCACAGGCAAGCCCGGCGGGCAGGGTGCGCCCGGTCGCGCGCGCGGCGGAGCCAAGGCGGCGCAGGCGCGCAAGTCCGATGGCGCGAAACCCGCCCCCAGGCCGCAGTCGAAGCCTGCTGCCAAGCCCCGGTCCAGGCGCGAAACCGCCGCCGCAGCGGCGCCGGCAAAGGCCGCGCCCGGCAAGGGCGTGACGCTCGACGTGCGGCAATATCGGGTGGGCGCGGACGATGACGGTATTCGCCTCGACCGCTGGTTCCAGCGCCATTTGCCCGATGTCGGCTTCAACATCGTGTCGCGCTGGTCGCGCACCGGCCAGCTCCGCGTCGATGGCGCGCGCGCCGCGCCGGGCGACCGCATCGCCGAGGGACAACTGATCCGCGTGCCGCCCGCCGAGCCGAAGGCCGCGGCCTCCGACAAGCCCAAGCGCGCCCGCGTCATCGACCTGACGCCCGATGAGGTCGCCTTCGCGCAGGAAATGGTCATCCATCGCGACGCGCAGGCGATCGTCATCAACAAGCCGCCCGGCCTCGCCACGCAGGGCGGCACCAAGACCGACGATCATGTCGACAAACTGCTCGACGGCCTGATGTTCGATCTGGAGACGCGCCCCAAGCTGGTGCACCGGCTGGACAAGGACACGTCTGGCGCGTTGCTGATCGCCCGCACGTCCCGTTCGGCGGCGCATTTCGCCAAGGCCTTCTCCAGTCGCACCGCGCGCAAGGTCTATTGGGCCATCGTCATGGGCGTCCCCAGCATCGCGGATGGCATGGTCGAACTACCCCTTGCCAAGCAACCGGGCACGGGCGGCGAGAAAATGCATGTGGACGAGGCGGAAGGCCTGCCCGCCCGCTCGCGTTATCGCGTGATCGAGCGCGCGGGCAACCGTGCCGCATGGATCGAACTGCAACCCTATACCGGCCGCACCCACCAGCTTCGCGTCCATATGGCGGCGATCGGCCATCCTATTGTCGGCGACGGCAAATATGGCGGCAAGGACGCGTTCCTGTCCGGCTCGATCAGCCGCAAGATGCACCTCCATGCCCGCCGCATCCGGGTGGATCATCCCGATGGCGGACGGATCGACGTGAAGGCGGACCTGCCGGACCATTTCGCCGCCAGCCTCGTTTCGCTGGGCTTCGACCTGTCGGCGGGCGACCTGCCGCTGGACGATGAGATCGAACGCAAGGTGACGCGCGAGGACGAAAAGAAGTTCGCCCGCCAACACGCCAAGCAGGTTCGCAAGGAGCGGCGGGGCGAACGGCGCTCGCGCGGCGCTGGCGATGCGAAAGGCCCCGGAAGGCGCTGA
- the recG gene encoding ATP-dependent DNA helicase RecG, protein MRPDILNPLFAEISALKGVGPSLAKPLERLALARAVDVAFHLPVSFIDRRLTDELSMADAGRVIGIELTPVDYRASGSARAPFRVQAVDGHGNAVALVYFGRNSAWPRKLLPLNEPRFVSGKLESYGDNLQIVHPDYVLPPEEAETVPAREAVYGLSEGLTNNRMRDLAGQALARAPELPEWIEPSLLARKGWPGWREALTRAHADPSDALARERLAYDEIFAGQLALMLVRQSSRKRRGVPIAGDGRLRAMLNLPFAPTGAQRRAFGEIEGDMAQGVPMLRLLQGDVGSGKTLVALMALLNAVEAGAQGALLAPTEILARQHYEGLRRMVAGLPVEIAILTGREKGKVREATLMGLADGSIDILVGTHAIFQEAVRYRNLALAVIDEQHRFGVAQRMMLAAKAERTPHLLVMTATPIPRTLTLTYYGEMDVSRLDEMPPGRQPIQTLVMSSQRIDEVVEALARHVEGGGQAYWVCPLVEESETSDQAAAEARAEALKMRFGERVGLVHGRMKGTDKDAAMDAFAANRTQILVATTVIEVGVDVPNASLIIIEGADRFGLAQLHQLRGRVGRGDKASVCLLLRGGALSETARARLALMRETNDGFRIAEEDLRLRGAGEILGTRQSGEAQLKLATPEHLSALIDAARDDAHLLMERDGGLAQERGQAARTCLYLFERDAAVGLLRSG, encoded by the coding sequence CGGACCGTCGCTGGCGAAGCCGTTGGAGCGGCTGGCGCTGGCGCGTGCGGTCGATGTGGCCTTCCATCTGCCGGTCAGTTTCATCGACCGCAGGCTGACCGACGAACTCAGCATGGCGGATGCCGGGCGGGTGATCGGGATCGAATTGACGCCGGTGGATTACCGGGCGAGCGGGAGCGCGCGGGCACCCTTCCGGGTGCAGGCGGTGGACGGGCACGGCAATGCGGTCGCCCTCGTTTATTTCGGGCGGAACAGCGCATGGCCGCGCAAGCTGCTGCCGCTGAACGAGCCGCGCTTCGTGTCGGGGAAGTTGGAAAGCTATGGCGATAACCTCCAGATCGTGCATCCCGACTATGTGCTGCCGCCGGAGGAAGCGGAGACGGTGCCGGCGCGGGAGGCGGTCTATGGGCTGTCCGAAGGGCTGACCAACAACCGGATGCGCGATCTGGCGGGGCAGGCGCTGGCCCGCGCGCCGGAATTGCCCGAATGGATCGAACCGAGCCTGCTGGCGCGCAAGGGATGGCCCGGCTGGCGTGAGGCGCTGACCCGCGCCCATGCCGACCCGTCCGATGCTCTGGCGCGGGAGCGGCTGGCCTATGACGAGATATTCGCCGGGCAACTGGCGCTGATGCTGGTGCGGCAATCCTCGCGCAAGCGGCGGGGCGTGCCGATTGCCGGGGATGGACGCTTGCGGGCGATGCTGAACCTGCCCTTTGCGCCAACGGGGGCGCAGCGACGGGCCTTTGGCGAGATTGAGGGCGATATGGCGCAGGGCGTGCCGATGCTGCGGCTGCTTCAAGGGGATGTGGGGTCGGGCAAGACGCTGGTGGCGTTGATGGCGCTGCTCAATGCCGTTGAGGCGGGCGCGCAGGGGGCTTTGCTGGCCCCGACCGAGATCCTGGCGCGACAGCATTATGAGGGGTTGCGGCGGATGGTCGCGGGCCTGCCGGTGGAGATCGCCATCCTGACGGGGCGGGAGAAGGGCAAGGTGCGCGAGGCTACGCTGATGGGTCTGGCGGACGGCAGCATCGACATATTGGTCGGCACCCATGCGATTTTTCAGGAGGCGGTGCGCTATCGCAATCTGGCGCTGGCGGTGATCGACGAGCAGCATCGCTTCGGCGTGGCGCAGCGCATGATGCTGGCGGCCAAGGCGGAGCGGACGCCGCATTTGCTGGTGATGACCGCGACGCCGATCCCGCGCACGCTGACGCTGACCTATTATGGCGAAATGGACGTGTCGCGGCTGGACGAGATGCCGCCGGGACGGCAGCCGATCCAGACGCTGGTGATGTCATCGCAGCGGATCGACGAGGTGGTGGAGGCGCTCGCCCGCCATGTCGAAGGCGGAGGGCAAGCCTATTGGGTGTGCCCGCTGGTCGAGGAAAGCGAAACAAGCGATCAGGCCGCGGCCGAGGCGCGGGCGGAGGCTCTGAAGATGCGCTTTGGCGAGCGGGTCGGCCTGGTCCACGGGCGGATGAAGGGGACGGACAAGGACGCGGCGATGGACGCCTTCGCCGCCAACCGGACGCAGATATTGGTGGCGACGACGGTGATCGAGGTGGGCGTGGACGTGCCCAATGCCAGCCTTATCATCATCGAGGGGGCGGATCGTTTTGGCCTGGCCCAGTTGCACCAGTTGCGCGGGCGCGTGGGGCGCGGGGACAAAGCTTCGGTCTGCCTGCTGTTGCGGGGAGGTGCGCTTTCCGAAACGGCGCGGGCAAGGCTGGCGCTGATGCGGGAGACGAATGACGGCTTTCGGATCGCGGAAGAGGATTTGCGGCTGCGGGGCGCGGGGGAGATATTGGGCACGCGGCAGTCGGGGGAGGCGCAATTGAAGCTGGCGACGCCCGAGCATCTGTCCGCCCTGATCGATGCGGCGCGGGACGACGCGCACCTGCTGATGGAGCGGGACGGCGGGCTGGCGCAGGAGCGGGGGCAGGCGGCGCGGACCTGTCTCTACCTGTTCGAGCGCGACGCGGCTGTGGGCTTGCTGCGGAGCGGGTGA
- a CDS encoding HAD-IA family hydrolase: MSNRLAVFDCDGTLVDSQHSICAAMARAFEDQKLPAPDRLAILSVVGLSLPHAIARLLPDAEPDFHDHLSECYKLAFQQMRRDNAVSEPLYPGMADLIARLDGDGWLLGVATGKSDRGLNLCLAHHGIAAHFVTLQTADRHPSKPHPSMLRAAMADAGAVPESTVMIGDTVFDIDMGLAAGVRTIGVGWGYHAPDALIAAGAVAVAMDSGELHGHIGAYG; this comes from the coding sequence ATGAGCAACCGGCTTGCGGTTTTCGATTGCGACGGCACGCTGGTCGACAGCCAGCACAGCATCTGCGCGGCGATGGCCCGCGCCTTCGAGGATCAGAAACTGCCCGCGCCGGATCGTCTGGCGATCCTGTCGGTGGTCGGTCTGTCGCTGCCCCATGCCATCGCCCGCCTGCTTCCCGATGCGGAGCCGGATTTTCACGATCACCTGTCCGAATGCTACAAGCTGGCTTTCCAGCAGATGCGCCGGGACAATGCGGTATCGGAACCGCTTTATCCGGGCATGGCCGATCTCATCGCCCGGTTAGACGGCGATGGCTGGCTGCTTGGCGTGGCGACGGGCAAGTCCGACCGGGGCCTGAACCTCTGTCTTGCCCATCATGGCATCGCCGCGCATTTCGTGACGCTCCAGACCGCGGACCGTCATCCCTCCAAACCGCATCCCTCCATGCTGCGGGCTGCCATGGCCGACGCGGGCGCTGTCCCTGAAAGCACGGTGATGATCGGCGATACGGTGTTCGACATCGACATGGGCCTTGCGGCGGGCGTTCGCACGATCGGTGTGGGCTGGGGTTATCATGCGCCGGACGCGCTGATCGCGGCCGGTGCCGTCGCGGTGGCGATGGACAGCGGCGAATTGCACGGCCATATCGGCGCATATGGATGA
- the crcB gene encoding fluoride efflux transporter CrcB, which yields MNNLLLVMGGGAVGSALRYLLGRLAGHMLPGAAWPWGTFAANILGGLAMGLLAGWLARFSTGSGEPIRLLLGVGLLGGFTTFSSFSLETMLMIERGQGAMALGYALFSVVCAIGALAGGLLFMRSVA from the coding sequence ATGAATAATCTGCTTCTCGTCATGGGTGGCGGTGCGGTCGGTTCCGCGCTGCGTTACCTGCTGGGGCGGCTGGCCGGGCACATGCTGCCGGGCGCGGCCTGGCCCTGGGGGACGTTTGCCGCCAATATATTGGGCGGCCTCGCCATGGGCCTGCTGGCGGGATGGCTGGCGCGGTTCAGCACTGGGTCGGGGGAACCGATCCGACTGTTGCTGGGCGTTGGCCTGCTGGGCGGTTTCACCACCTTTTCCTCCTTCAGTCTGGAAACCATGTTGATGATAGAGCGCGGGCAGGGAGCGATGGCGCTGGGCTATGCGCTGTTTTCCGTGGTCTGCGCGATCGGCGCGCTGGCGGGCGGCCTCCTGTTCATGCGGAGCGTCGCATGA